One window of the Delphinus delphis chromosome 20, mDelDel1.2, whole genome shotgun sequence genome contains the following:
- the KPTN gene encoding KICSTOR complex protein kaptin, giving the protein MGEAAVAAGPCPLREDSFTRFSSQSNVYGLAGGAGGRGELLAATLKGKVLGFRYQDLRQKIRPVAKELQFNYIPVDAEIVSIDTFNKSPPKQGLVVGITFIKDSGDKGSPFLNIYCDYEPGSEYNLDSIAQSCLNLELQFTPFQLCHAEVQVGDQLETVFLLSGNDPAIHLYKENEGLHQFEEQPVENLFPELTNLTSSVLWLDVHNLPGTSRRLSALGCQSGYVRVAHVDQQSREVLQTWTILQDGPISRVIVFSLSAPEETEDRPQREEYSVLVASMLEPAVVYRDLLSRGLEDQLLLPGSDQFDSVLCGLVTDIDLDGRPEVLVATYGQELLCYKYCSPERGLPGAQRGFHLLWQRSFSSPLLAMAHVDLTGDGLRELAVVSLKGVHILQHSLIQASELVLTRLRHQVEQRRRQPQRLGDRVGAGPAETPAS; this is encoded by the exons ATGGGGGAGGCGGCTGTGGCCGCGGGGCCTTGTCCGCTGCGCGAGGACAGCTTCACACGCTTCTCGTCTCAGAGCAATGTGTACGGGCTGGCGGGCGGCGCGGGTGGGCGCGGGGAGCTGCTGGCCGCCACCCTTAAAGGCAAGGTGCTAGGCTTCCGCTACCAAGACCTCCGACAGAAAATCCGGCCCGTGGCCAAGGAGCTGCAGTTCAATTACATTCCCG tggacGCAGAGATTGTCTCCATCGACACCTTCAACAAGTCACCCCCAAAGCAGGGCCTGGTGGTGGGGATCACGTTCATCAAG GATTCAGGGGACAAGGGCAGCCCCTTCCTTAACATCTACTGTGACTACGAGCCTGGCTCTGAGTACAACCTGGACTCCATTGCCC AGAGCTGCCTGAACCTGGAGCTCCAGTTCACTCCTTTCCAACTGTGCCACGCAGA GGTCCAGGTTGGGGATCAACTGGAGACCGTGTTTCTCCTGAGTGGGAATGACCCGGCCATTCATCTCTACAAGGAG AACGAGGGGCTGCATCAGTTTGAAGAACAGCCCGTGGAAAACCTCTTCCCAGAGCTCACGAACCTGACCAGTAG TGTCCTCTGGCTTGACGTGCACAACCTGCCCGGCACGTCCCGGCGGCTCTCAGCTCTCGGCTGTCAGAGCGGTTATGTCCGTGTCGCCCACGTAGACCAGCAGAGTCGAG AGGTTCTGCAGACTTGGACGATCCTGCAGGATGGCCCCATCTCCCGAGTGATCGTGTTCAGCCTCTCGGCCCCTGAGG AGACCGAAGACAGACCACAGCGGGAGGAGTACAGCGTGCTGGTGGCCAGCATGTTGGAACCAGCGGTGGTGTATCG GGACCTGCTGAGCCGGGGCCTCGAGGACCAGCTTCTCCTGCCTGGCAGCGACCAGTTCGACAGCGTCCTCTGTGGCCTGGTCACTGACATCGATTTGGATGGGCGGCCGGAGGTCCTGGTGGCCACCTACGGACAG GAGCTGCTCTGTTACAAGTACTGCAGCCCAGAGCGCGGGCTCCCCGGGGCCCAGCGTGGCTTCCACTTGCTGTGGCAGCGGAGCTTCTCTAGCCCCCTGCTGGCCATGGCGCACGTGGACCTGACCGGGGACGGGCTGCGCGAGCTCGCTGTGGTCTCCCTGAAGGGCGTGCACATCCTGCAG CACAGCCTGATCCAGGCCTCGGAGCTGGTTCTGACGCGGCTTCGGCACCAAGTGGAGCAGAGGAGACGTCAACCACAGAGGCTGGGGGATAGGGTGGGTGCCGGGCCTGCTGAGACCCCGGCCTCCTGA